One Actinoplanes missouriensis 431 DNA segment encodes these proteins:
- a CDS encoding DUF6230 family protein, whose product MKDAQSAQAAGRTNWHRFAVAVGVPTVVAGGLVLALAQGALAANFTIAGEQFKLSASKLVGEGFTQYNGDLETRDGTTTAAMSGIEKATLNDLCQSVAVGPVTLRIEAGDDPEHPVTASNLLIGMSSLGGDATFEDIQIGLDAGTLDRAQDEAKGAPGAFGQQARKVTIINLRQQAYYTSASTFTLNGMSLKLHLSGKHECY is encoded by the coding sequence GTGAAGGATGCGCAAAGCGCGCAGGCTGCCGGGCGCACCAACTGGCACCGGTTCGCCGTCGCGGTGGGTGTGCCGACCGTCGTCGCCGGCGGCCTCGTTCTCGCGCTCGCCCAGGGCGCACTCGCCGCGAACTTCACCATTGCCGGTGAGCAGTTCAAACTCTCCGCCAGCAAGCTGGTGGGTGAGGGATTCACCCAGTACAACGGAGATCTCGAGACCCGCGACGGCACCACGACCGCCGCGATGTCGGGCATCGAGAAAGCGACGCTGAACGACCTCTGCCAGTCGGTGGCCGTCGGACCGGTGACGCTGCGGATCGAAGCGGGCGACGACCCCGAGCACCCGGTCACCGCGAGCAACCTGCTGATCGGCATGTCCTCGCTGGGAGGCGACGCCACGTTCGAGGACATCCAGATCGGCCTGGACGCCGGAACCCTGGACCGGGCCCAGGACGAGGCGAAGGGTGCCCCCGGCGCCTTCGGCCAGCAGGCCAGGAAAGTTACGATCATCAACCTCCGGCAGCAGGCCTACTACACCTCGGCCTCGACCTTCACGTTGAACGGCATGAGCCTCAAGCTCCATCTCAGCGGCAAGCACGAGTGCTACTGA
- a CDS encoding ATP-binding protein, with protein sequence MSVQRRLHLGFAALLLLFAAFLVVQFAVGGRLRSDHEDATARIAAAERANDRVLQRMTDAETGVRGYQLTGDRSFLEPYQNSRSATLAALDEVVAGTRDAGVRRMAGQEGAVVGRWLEQYAEVVVASDQPGATVSLAARGKQMFDELRLVHEAVDEGIAAELRAEERSWVTVQRLVNGGSVILVAAILVLAYLVASTGHRKLFAPLDRLGRTIRRLAEGDRSARAEPVEAVELRTVVDALNDLAAQTEELLAGEQARADRAGLRQAVAAELQDVRDPTVAAHRIAELIGVAVSDGGSGSVHCALVIPGTGAVQVQWPEGTRPLSEAVAGKLLAGGPGRVLTFDDGAIGVTIGGDADCEAGFLLVSRPGQRTWADGERRLLVGTAGALERVLRQLTLQHRQTRLITELRMLDHRKDVFIQTVTHELRTPLTSILGYTEMLTEDTGDLSPVQQRSLSAITRNAHRLHETIADLVLLDRPDAAGFPAAPLDLGELAAMVHTELENAARAKNLSVGFEAEPCWVLGDRTQLQRALRKLMENAIKFTPSGGSVRCELTTGADGRSVSVSVTDTGIGIPAEDVPGLFTPFHRAGNAMDQAVQGPGLGLAIVRDIVSDHGGTVAVQSVVGRGSTFTITLPAVTAPIPESVPVG encoded by the coding sequence ATGAGCGTGCAGCGACGTCTCCACCTGGGCTTCGCGGCCCTGCTGCTGCTCTTCGCGGCGTTTCTCGTGGTCCAGTTCGCCGTCGGCGGGCGGCTCCGCTCCGACCATGAGGACGCCACCGCCCGGATCGCCGCGGCGGAACGCGCCAACGACCGGGTCCTGCAGCGGATGACCGACGCCGAGACCGGTGTCCGCGGCTACCAGCTGACCGGCGACCGCTCCTTCCTCGAGCCGTACCAGAACAGCCGCAGCGCGACGCTCGCCGCGCTCGACGAGGTGGTGGCCGGCACCCGGGACGCCGGGGTGCGCCGGATGGCGGGCCAGGAGGGCGCCGTGGTCGGCCGCTGGCTGGAGCAGTACGCGGAGGTGGTCGTCGCGTCCGATCAGCCGGGCGCCACGGTCTCGCTCGCGGCCCGCGGCAAGCAGATGTTCGACGAGTTACGCCTGGTCCACGAGGCGGTGGACGAGGGGATCGCGGCCGAGCTCCGCGCCGAGGAGCGCTCCTGGGTGACCGTCCAGCGGCTGGTCAACGGCGGGTCCGTGATTTTGGTGGCGGCGATCCTGGTGCTCGCCTACCTGGTCGCCAGCACCGGCCACCGGAAGTTGTTCGCTCCCCTGGACCGGCTGGGCCGCACGATCCGCCGGCTCGCCGAGGGGGACCGTTCGGCGCGCGCCGAGCCGGTGGAGGCGGTCGAGCTGCGGACCGTGGTCGACGCGCTCAACGACCTGGCCGCGCAGACCGAGGAGCTGCTCGCCGGCGAGCAGGCCCGCGCCGACCGGGCCGGGCTGCGGCAGGCGGTCGCCGCCGAGTTGCAGGACGTACGGGACCCGACGGTCGCGGCGCACCGGATCGCCGAGCTGATCGGCGTCGCGGTGAGCGACGGCGGCAGTGGCAGCGTGCACTGCGCGCTGGTCATCCCCGGCACCGGCGCGGTCCAGGTCCAGTGGCCGGAGGGCACGCGCCCGCTCTCCGAGGCGGTCGCCGGCAAACTGCTGGCCGGCGGTCCGGGCCGGGTGCTGACCTTCGACGACGGCGCGATCGGCGTCACGATCGGCGGCGACGCGGACTGCGAAGCTGGGTTCCTGCTGGTCAGCCGCCCCGGCCAGCGCACCTGGGCGGACGGCGAGCGGCGGCTGCTGGTCGGCACCGCCGGGGCGCTGGAACGGGTGCTGCGGCAGCTCACCCTGCAGCACCGGCAGACCCGCCTGATCACCGAGCTGCGGATGCTCGACCATCGCAAGGACGTCTTCATCCAGACCGTCACGCACGAGCTGCGCACCCCGCTGACCAGCATCCTCGGCTACACCGAGATGCTCACCGAGGACACCGGCGACCTCTCGCCGGTGCAGCAGCGGTCGCTCAGCGCGATCACCCGCAACGCGCACCGGCTGCACGAGACGATCGCCGACCTGGTGCTGCTGGACCGGCCGGACGCCGCCGGGTTCCCGGCCGCGCCGCTCGACCTCGGCGAGCTGGCCGCCATGGTGCACACCGAGCTGGAGAACGCGGCCCGTGCCAAGAACCTGTCGGTCGGTTTCGAGGCCGAGCCGTGCTGGGTGCTCGGCGACCGCACCCAGCTGCAGCGGGCGCTGCGCAAGCTGATGGAGAACGCCATCAAGTTCACCCCGTCCGGCGGAAGCGTGCGCTGCGAGCTGACCACCGGCGCGGACGGCCGATCGGTGTCGGTCTCGGTCACCGACACCGGGATCGGCATCCCGGCCGAGGACGTGCCCGGCCTGTTCACCCCGTTCCACCGGGCCGGCAACGCGATGGACCAGGCCGTACAGGGCCCCGGTCTGGGGCTGGCGATCGTCCGCGACATCGTCAGCGACCACGGCGGCACCGTCGCGGTTCAGTCCGTGGTGGGCCGCGGCAGCACGTTCACCATCACCCTGCCGGCGGTCACCGCCCCGATCCCGGAGTCGGTCCCGGTGGGCTGA
- a CDS encoding cell division protein SepF produces MLNSYEVGRGAPDGIRLTDNFRCLPHDYEDAVRRIAQNYCAAHVVSVDLSKVDHQSAIRIVEFCSGLCTARSGWMFRVSEFVIVLTPGVD; encoded by the coding sequence ATGTTAAATTCGTACGAGGTTGGGCGAGGGGCGCCTGATGGAATACGCTTAACGGACAACTTTCGGTGCCTCCCTCATGATTACGAAGATGCCGTGCGCCGCATCGCGCAGAACTACTGCGCTGCCCACGTGGTGTCCGTCGACTTAAGTAAGGTTGATCATCAATCGGCAATTCGCATCGTCGAATTTTGCAGCGGACTTTGCACTGCAAGGTCGGGTTGGATGTTTCGGGTTTCGGAGTTCGTAATTGTTTTAACTCCGGGTGTCGATTGA
- a CDS encoding VOC family protein codes for MVVRDVARSVAFYRRLGFRPLVEWGGYAKLTDGTGILHLAAQGDPPPDRPGVALTAPDDTASAVAAAIVMQVTDCRQACAELAAAGVDLLTDPAEPAWGGEVRAFLRDPDGHLVEINEALP; via the coding sequence ATGGTGGTGCGAGACGTCGCGCGCAGTGTCGCGTTCTATCGGCGACTGGGTTTTCGGCCCCTGGTGGAGTGGGGCGGCTATGCGAAGCTGACCGACGGGACCGGAATCCTGCATCTCGCCGCGCAGGGGGACCCGCCACCGGATCGACCCGGGGTCGCGCTGACGGCACCGGACGACACGGCGAGCGCGGTGGCCGCCGCGATCGTCATGCAGGTCACGGACTGCCGCCAGGCCTGTGCCGAGCTGGCAGCGGCGGGCGTCGACCTGCTGACCGATCCGGCCGAGCCTGCGTGGGGTGGCGAGGTGAGGGCCTTCCTGCGTGACCCGGACGGTCATCTGGTCGAGATCAACGAGGCCCTGCCGTAG
- a CDS encoding DUF6114 domain-containing protein — translation MAPSGWAPFDGGAEDRVTAENMWGRFRAWRRGRPYWAGFFLVLSGLEMFLSANMALDNIEIHIGPQGFLSYLIPVLMLVSGLLVWFSPAQRLFYGVVGTLTALYSFIGLNLGGWFVGMLLGIVGGALAIAWSPSAPENRPPEEPVHDSGPPTAEIPAVVSDPTIVPGIGAGPQDGDPQHRPAHRSAHRKALLIAPLALAAAVVAGGNVPADAAPECPEGLPSITTTPSRSVSPPAKAAQRKAPKASQSSTATARPSASSASAAPSPSATGEDDDDTGFPILDGIGDALEDIGDGLNDIFNPGQAAPSPSPSPSVAAPPAPSSAAPSSAGPSTVVPSQAPGSSASPTPSRKPDEIPCLGARQEGLVAESDGIPRAGVKPGILRTKSLTMYNSTYEGVVDVPTANGPITSLFFSMDKAVNKPFSLEIAEPNGATTLIKSGELTTDGNVEFYSPKFTGKLFGLIPVTFSPEQPPPLTLPVLWFTDVTIDLAYVQCDVLTAKPISISELP, via the coding sequence ATGGCGCCGTCCGGATGGGCGCCGTTCGACGGTGGTGCGGAGGATCGTGTGACGGCGGAGAACATGTGGGGCCGGTTCCGGGCGTGGCGGCGCGGCCGGCCGTACTGGGCGGGGTTCTTCCTGGTCCTGTCCGGGCTGGAGATGTTCCTGAGCGCCAACATGGCCCTCGACAACATCGAGATCCATATCGGGCCGCAGGGTTTCCTGTCCTACCTGATCCCGGTGCTGATGCTGGTCAGCGGGCTGCTGGTCTGGTTCAGCCCGGCGCAGCGGCTGTTCTACGGGGTGGTGGGGACGCTCACCGCGCTGTACTCGTTCATCGGGCTGAACCTGGGCGGGTGGTTCGTCGGGATGCTGCTCGGGATCGTCGGCGGGGCGCTGGCGATCGCGTGGAGCCCGTCAGCCCCGGAGAATCGGCCTCCGGAGGAGCCGGTTCATGACAGCGGGCCGCCGACCGCGGAGATTCCGGCGGTGGTGAGTGACCCGACGATCGTGCCGGGGATCGGGGCCGGCCCTCAGGACGGGGACCCGCAGCATCGGCCGGCGCATCGCTCGGCTCATCGGAAGGCGCTGCTGATCGCGCCGCTGGCGCTGGCTGCCGCCGTCGTGGCCGGGGGCAATGTCCCGGCGGATGCGGCGCCGGAGTGCCCGGAGGGCCTGCCGTCGATCACGACGACGCCGTCGCGGTCCGTTTCGCCTCCGGCCAAGGCCGCTCAGCGGAAAGCTCCGAAGGCCTCGCAGTCGTCCACGGCGACGGCCAGGCCGTCGGCCTCCTCGGCCTCGGCTGCTCCGTCCCCGTCGGCGACCGGCGAGGACGACGACGACACCGGTTTTCCGATCCTGGACGGGATCGGCGACGCTCTCGAGGACATCGGTGACGGGCTGAACGACATCTTCAACCCCGGTCAGGCCGCGCCGTCGCCGTCGCCGTCGCCGTCGGTCGCCGCCCCGCCCGCCCCCTCCTCGGCTGCTCCGTCGTCGGCGGGACCCTCCACCGTCGTACCCTCGCAAGCTCCTGGCTCGTCGGCGTCGCCGACGCCCAGCCGGAAGCCGGACGAGATCCCGTGCCTCGGCGCCCGGCAGGAGGGCCTGGTCGCCGAGTCGGACGGGATCCCGCGGGCCGGCGTGAAGCCCGGGATCCTCAGGACCAAGTCGCTGACCATGTACAACTCGACCTATGAGGGCGTGGTCGACGTCCCGACGGCGAACGGGCCGATCACATCGCTCTTCTTCAGCATGGACAAGGCGGTGAACAAGCCGTTCAGCCTGGAGATCGCCGAGCCCAACGGCGCCACCACGCTGATCAAGAGTGGCGAATTGACCACCGATGGGAATGTCGAGTTCTACTCCCCCAAGTTCACCGGGAAGTTGTTCGGCTTGATCCCGGTGACCTTCAGCCCCGAACAGCCGCCGCCGCTGACGCTGCCGGTGCTGTGGTTCACCGACGTGACGATCGACCTGGCGTATGTGCAGTGCGATGTCCTCACCGCCAAGCCGATCAGCATCAGCGAGCTCCCCTAG
- a CDS encoding SLATT domain-containing protein gives MLLYMPVTVVPVAIRTAIYIPAIPIVACFCGAAFYLKKYRGYPERDNQQKKLYLSEGDLELKLARQRDERKILLANADTPPRVRRVTYKEDAYTDVDHLRAESKRYRSVNNFLQGIIIIGSLAATGASGVSTEVPVLRWVTLALTFAVGISSGFMGYFKYKERSFYLQQTADAIENEWEAVEIGVGRYKDSDEETALADFVEEVHRLKSEQKKRQQNLEQPPDVRSADE, from the coding sequence GTGCTGCTTTACATGCCGGTAACGGTTGTACCCGTGGCGATCCGGACGGCAATCTACATACCGGCCATCCCAATCGTTGCGTGTTTCTGCGGGGCCGCTTTCTATCTCAAGAAGTATCGAGGTTATCCCGAAAGGGATAATCAGCAAAAGAAGCTATACCTATCGGAAGGCGACTTAGAGCTGAAGTTGGCGCGACAGCGCGATGAACGCAAGATTCTGCTTGCCAATGCAGATACCCCTCCGAGAGTGCGCCGCGTTACGTACAAGGAGGACGCCTACACCGATGTAGACCACCTCCGAGCGGAAAGCAAGCGCTACCGCAGCGTCAACAACTTCCTTCAAGGGATTATCATCATCGGCTCCCTCGCCGCCACTGGCGCCTCTGGCGTTTCAACAGAAGTGCCGGTATTGCGATGGGTGACGCTGGCCTTGACATTTGCCGTTGGCATTTCAAGTGGTTTCATGGGCTACTTCAAGTACAAGGAGAGAAGTTTCTATCTTCAGCAAACAGCTGACGCAATCGAAAACGAGTGGGAGGCAGTTGAGATCGGTGTCGGTCGCTACAAGGACAGCGACGAAGAGACAGCTCTGGCAGACTTTGTCGAGGAGGTCCACCGCCTGAAATCGGAGCAGAAGAAGCGTCAACAGAACCTGGAGCAGCCCCCGGACGTTCGGAGCGCCGATGAGTAA
- a CDS encoding TetR/AcrR family transcriptional regulator: MDEPGSPLRRDAERNRQLLLRTAYDLMASAGLDVSYEDIARAAGTGMGTIYRRFPQRRDLLDALFSKHIDTVIDLTEQAARHDDAWTGLTWFLERQLEIEAQSRGLGELLRSRNQATTLVQRAHERMTPLVAGLIARAVRAGQLPPGATPADFAAVHVMVGGVMDASRDFAPQLWRRALRIALAGLRHADLSGDMPDEAVIDHLYHDEKN, encoded by the coding sequence GTGGACGAACCGGGCTCTCCCCTGCGCCGTGACGCCGAACGCAACCGTCAACTGCTGCTGCGCACGGCGTACGACCTGATGGCCTCCGCCGGTCTGGACGTCTCCTACGAGGACATCGCCCGGGCCGCCGGCACGGGGATGGGCACCATCTACCGGCGTTTCCCGCAGCGGCGGGATTTGCTGGACGCCCTGTTCAGCAAGCACATCGACACGGTGATCGACCTGACGGAGCAGGCCGCCCGCCACGACGACGCGTGGACCGGGCTCACCTGGTTCCTCGAGCGGCAGCTCGAGATCGAGGCGCAGAGCCGGGGCCTCGGGGAGCTGCTGCGCAGCCGCAACCAGGCGACCACCCTGGTGCAGCGCGCCCACGAGCGGATGACCCCGCTCGTGGCCGGACTGATCGCCCGCGCGGTCCGCGCGGGTCAGCTTCCCCCCGGAGCGACGCCCGCCGACTTCGCCGCCGTGCACGTGATGGTGGGTGGCGTCATGGATGCCTCACGCGACTTCGCCCCGCAGCTGTGGCGGCGCGCCCTCCGGATCGCCCTGGCGGGCCTGCGCCATGCCGATCTGTCCGGTGACATGCCGGACGAAGCGGTCATCGACCACCTTTACCACGACGAGAAGAATTGA